The Chitinophagales bacterium genomic interval CAAAACAATGGACAGATTTTAATTACAGAGAAAGCCGATTCTCTATCTATTATTCGTTTTCACCACAAAACCTGCCACTCATTTTCAACTTTGGCTACATGAATAACTTAGTTGGAAATAAAAACCCTTATTGCGGCCACTATTTGGCATTCGATGTAATTGTTGAAAATCCATTTAAACTAAAACAACGCAACAAAGATCGCATCAGCGAAAACTTAGAATAAACTACTTCCTAAAAAACGTTTGAAGCATTACCTCTGCCACAACAACTCACCGTATAATTTTTAAATAAAAAGGGCTGAAATTTAAGTTCCAGCCCTTTTCCTTTTAGTGATGGTGGTGATTGCCACCTTCATGTACGTGCCCGTGTTCAATCTCTACGGGATGTGCCTCACGCACTTCAATAACTTGTCCGCTAAAATGCAACTCTTCTCCTGCCAAAGGATGGTTTAAATCCAGCACTACTGCTTCTTCCTGAATATCTACTATTCGTCCTTGCAGCATATTGCCTTGGTTATCTTGCAACGGAACAATATTGCCCAACACCAATAAATCTTCCTGAATCTTTCCTTCCCACATAAAAGCATCTTTGCCCAATTGAACTACGCCTTCATCTTCATACACACCATATCCTTCTTCCGGAGATAACACAAAACTAAATTGGTTCCCGGCAACTTTGCCGCCAAGGTATTCTTCAAATTTTGGCAATACATTGCCGTGTCCAAAAAGGAAAGAAAATGGTGCATCTACAGTAGCTTCGTCCACTATGGCTCCATTTGGCTCTGTACGTAATTGGTAAGTAATTCTTACTACTGAATTTGGTGCTGCTTGCATAACATTACAATTTGAAATTTTAAGAAAATGCAGCGTTAAAAGAACAGGAATATGCCAAGAGCAAGAGCCCGCTTTAATAGCGCTTTTACATTGCAATGGTACTCAAAAAAAACGAAGATTGGTTTTGATATAAAACATCCATGTGTAAAAAAGCATTTTCCAATATTTAGCGCCTTCGGGAGTTATACTATTTTAGCCGCAACGAAAGTATATGATTAAAAAATTTGTTCCCCATTTAGTTGCCGTTGGCATTTTTACCGTGCTAACAGTTTTTTACTTCTTGCCCGATTTTCAAGGTATGATTTTAAGGCAAGGAGATATTGTGCAATGGAAAGCCATGAGCAAAGAAATACGCGACTGGAACGAGCAGCACCCCAACGATCCTGCACTATGGACCAGCCGTAATTTTTCGGGAATGCCAAGCGCTCAAATTTCGTTGGTATATCCCGGTAATATTGCTGCAAAATTTATGCAGGCACTCAATGGAATTTTTCCCGATGTAAGTGCACTGATGTTTCTTCACTTTATTGGATTTTATGTGCTTATGCTGTGCCTTGGCATAAACCAATGGCTTGCAATAATCGGCTCCATTGCTTTTGGGCTTTCTTCGTTCACCCTTATTTCTATCGAAGCAGGACACAATACCAAAGTGCAGGCAATGGCACTTATGGCGCCCGTTTTGGGTGGCGTACTGCTGGCTTATCGCAAAAATATTTTTGCAGGCGCAGCGCTTACTGCTTTCTCACTTTCTCTTGCTATTGCTGCCAACCACTTACAAGTAACTTATT includes:
- a CDS encoding peptidylprolyl isomerase; this encodes MQAAPNSVVRITYQLRTEPNGAIVDEATVDAPFSFLFGHGNVLPKFEEYLGGKVAGNQFSFVLSPEEGYGVYEDEGVVQLGKDAFMWEGKIQEDLLVLGNIVPLQDNQGNMLQGRIVDIQEEAVVLDLNHPLAGEELHFSGQVIEVREAHPVEIEHGHVHEGGNHHHH